Proteins encoded by one window of Corynebacterium amycolatum:
- the ilvN gene encoding acetolactate synthase small subunit — protein sequence MAELHTLSVLTLDEPGILVRIAGMFTRRGFSIQSITSGETETEGVNRITVVVETETLPIEQITKQLNKLVPVLKVVRQPPETMVSRGLLMVKVSCDNTNRPQVVDAANLFRARVVDVSQESVIIEATGERSKLVALLEVLEPFGIRELIQSGTVAMARGPKPMLQPR from the coding sequence ATGGCTGAACTGCACACTCTATCCGTGTTGACCCTCGATGAGCCGGGTATTCTGGTCCGCATTGCGGGCATGTTCACCCGCCGAGGTTTCAGCATCCAGTCGATTACCTCGGGTGAAACTGAGACCGAGGGAGTCAACCGCATCACTGTCGTGGTTGAGACGGAGACGCTGCCGATCGAACAGATCACTAAGCAGCTCAACAAGCTAGTGCCCGTGCTGAAGGTGGTCCGCCAGCCCCCAGAGACCATGGTGTCGCGCGGACTGCTAATGGTGAAGGTTTCCTGCGACAACACCAATCGTCCGCAGGTCGTCGATGCCGCCAATCTCTTCCGTGCCCGCGTGGTGGACGTCTCTCAAGAGTCTGTCATCATTGAGGCGACGGGTGAGCGCTCGAAGCTTGTAGCCCTGCTGGAGGTCCTCGAGCCGTTTGGTATCCGTGAGCTCATTCAGTCCGGTACCGTCGCAATGGCACGCGGGCCGAAGCCGATGCTCCAGCCCCGCTAA
- the ilvC gene encoding ketol-acid reductoisomerase: MAIELLYDDDADLSIIQGRKVAILGYGSQGHAHAQNLRESGVEVVIGLREGSKSAVKAQEAGFEVKSNADAAAWADVIMVLVPDTTQAKVYSEDIEPNLKDGDALFFGHGLNIHFDLIKPADNITVGMVAPKGPGHLVRRQFVDGKGVPCLIAVDQDPKGEGRDLALSYAAAIGGARAGVIPTTFEAETVTDLFGEQAVLCGGTEELVKVGFEVLVEAGYEPEMAYFECLHELKLIVDLMFEGGIANMNYSVSDTAEFGGYLSGPRVITADTKQHMREILSDIQDGTFTKRLIANVEGGNKELEDLRASYNNHQIEEVGSKLRDLMSWVKVDARAETA; this comes from the coding sequence ATGGCTATTGAACTGCTGTACGACGACGATGCTGATCTGTCCATCATCCAGGGGCGTAAGGTTGCCATCCTGGGCTACGGTTCCCAGGGCCACGCTCACGCTCAGAACCTGCGCGAGTCCGGTGTCGAGGTTGTTATCGGTCTGCGTGAAGGCTCCAAGTCCGCTGTGAAGGCCCAGGAAGCTGGCTTTGAGGTTAAGTCCAACGCAGATGCCGCTGCATGGGCAGACGTCATTATGGTGCTGGTTCCGGACACCACCCAGGCAAAGGTTTACAGCGAGGACATCGAGCCGAACCTGAAGGACGGCGACGCGCTGTTCTTCGGCCACGGTCTGAACATCCACTTCGACCTCATCAAGCCGGCTGACAACATCACCGTCGGTATGGTTGCTCCGAAGGGGCCGGGTCACCTGGTTCGTCGTCAGTTCGTCGATGGCAAGGGCGTTCCGTGCCTGATCGCCGTTGACCAGGATCCGAAGGGCGAGGGCCGCGACCTGGCTCTGTCTTACGCTGCAGCTATCGGTGGCGCCCGCGCTGGCGTTATCCCGACCACCTTCGAGGCAGAAACTGTGACCGACCTCTTCGGTGAGCAGGCTGTTCTCTGTGGCGGCACCGAGGAACTGGTCAAGGTCGGTTTCGAGGTTCTGGTTGAAGCTGGTTACGAGCCGGAGATGGCATACTTCGAGTGCCTGCACGAGCTGAAGCTGATTGTTGACCTGATGTTCGAGGGCGGTATTGCCAACATGAACTACTCGGTCTCCGACACCGCTGAGTTCGGTGGCTACCTGTCTGGCCCACGCGTTATTACCGCTGATACCAAGCAGCACATGCGCGAGATTCTGTCTGACATTCAGGACGGCACCTTCACCAAGCGTCTGATTGCCAACGTCGAGGGCGGCAACAAGGAGCTCGAGGACCTGCGCGCTTCCTACAACAACCACCAGATTGAAGAGGTCGGCTCCAAGCTGCGCGACCTGATGAGCTGGGTTAAGGTCGACGCTCGCGCTGAGACCGCCTAA